One Pseudomonas sp. B21_DOA genomic window, CGACTGGAAAGCCACCGCCCGCCAGCGCACACCGATTGCCCGGGAGTACGAAGATGAACGCGATCAACAGATCATCTTTCTGCTCGATTGCGGCCGGCAGATGCGCAGTCAGGACGGTGAACTGTCGCACTTCGACCACGCGCTCAATGCCTGCCTGTTACTCGCTTATGTGGCGTTGCGTCAGGGCGATGCGGTGGGGTTGAGTACGTTTGCCGATGATCAAACGCGCCATGTCGTGCCAGTCAAAGGCAGCGGGCAACTGAACGTGCTGCTCAACGCGGTTTACGACCTCGACAGCACGCAACGTCCTGCCGATTATCAAGCCGCCACCAATCAACTGCTGACACGACAGAAGCGCCGGGCACTGGTCGTACTGGTGACCAACCTGCGTGATGAAGACGATGAGGAGTTGCTGAGCGCGGTCAAGCGCCTGAGCGCACAACATCGGGTGCTGGTCGCCAGTCTGCGCGAAGAAACATTGGATACGTTACGCCAGACACCGGTGCAAACCTTGCCCGAGGCATTGGCTTACTGCGGCACGGTGAACTACATGAATGAACGGGCAGAACTCCATGAGCGGTTGAGCGCTCATGGCGTTCCGGTGGTAGATGTCCGGCCCGCCGAGTTGGGGGCCGGACTGGTGACGCAGTATCTCAGTTGGAAAAGGAGCGGAACCGCATGATCCCGTACTGATTTGTGTACGAGGTTCAAGGCAACTCCGAGTCAAAGAATTGAAGCCGGAATACTTCCTCTTCAAGTACCGCCCCTGCTCATCGACAACAGAAGCACGAACGATCTTGTAGCCAACCATTCCTCGCGACGAATAACTTTTTCTCACCCATCCATCTTCTGTTGAAAATGACGATCCATCGGGATCACTGTTCAGTACCCAGAGAACTTTTTGGCCAACAATCGGCTTGCCGTCGGGGATCGATACGATCCTGAACGAGATGGACGCAGATTGATCAATCGGGTAACTGCCGCTGCCGCTGATCTCAGTCATCATTCGCTCGTGCGCTTTAAGCGTAAAAAGAATCGAACTGACCTCCCATCCAGCCAGCCCCCGGAACGGCTGCATCGAGAAGACCGGATTGAAGAGCCGAAAGTCGGAACACGACATTGGCGATACCCTGGCTATCCGTTGTCGTCGGCGCGATGTCGACTCCAGAGAATTCCC contains:
- a CDS encoding DUF58 domain-containing protein: MKPSRLLLIWLGLLLVVSMVLGTLQALQLEVPSSLVSINWGLLLALLALAVIDAVRLRRLPSPLIKRQMPGSLALGRWAEVQLEVAHEFAEPLNIDLFDHVPEGLAFEHLPWAVELQPGHVSRITYRLRPTRRGHLRFEQCEVNLPSPLGLWSGKRLIKVADQTRVYPDFARLYGGELRAVDNWLSQLGVRQRQRRGQGQEFHQLREFREGDSLRQIDWKATARQRTPIAREYEDERDQQIIFLLDCGRQMRSQDGELSHFDHALNACLLLAYVALRQGDAVGLSTFADDQTRHVVPVKGSGQLNVLLNAVYDLDSTQRPADYQAATNQLLTRQKRRALVVLVTNLRDEDDEELLSAVKRLSAQHRVLVASLREETLDTLRQTPVQTLPEALAYCGTVNYMNERAELHERLSAHGVPVVDVRPAELGAGLVTQYLSWKRSGTA